From Anomalospiza imberbis isolate Cuckoo-Finch-1a 21T00152 chromosome 6, ASM3175350v1, whole genome shotgun sequence, one genomic window encodes:
- the LOC137475794 gene encoding carbohydrate sulfotransferase 9-like, translating to MNQKVLVFLLPNFVFGIFLFGFFCRRQKNLTDAFPNPTENWLAIQNGRKNTLASVCLKNNLNKPRSKLDSHVANQLFVEHKHKFIYCEVPKVGCSNWKRTIFLLQSDLNAEASEIEHDNIHHTSLIKRLVSYPPALQKEFLSNYTKVMFTRHPLERLVSAYRDKLLHSEPFYSTTIANEIRAMFRKNKNSPEKVSFQEFVNFIIAKSPHTLDIHWKPMFLLCDPCNIHYDIVGKYETLGLDSEHVLKVIGAPESLQYPSLKRYGSEKRTDGDITLEYLRQLTSEQIEKIKKLYEMDFLLFNYTKKYEDYFSLND from the exons ATGAACCAGAAGGTGTTAGTTTTCCTTCTTCCAAATTTTGTATTTGGGATAtttctttttgggtttttctgtaGGAGACAAAAAAACCTAACAG ATGCTTTTCCCAATCCTACTGAAAATTGGCTGGCAATTCAAAACGGTCGGAAGAACACACTGGCCTCTGTCTGCCTGAAGAATAACCTTAATAAACCAAGAAGCAAATTGGATTCTCATGTTGCAAACCAGCTCTTTGTGGAGCACAAGCATAAATTTATCTACTGTGAGGTGCCTAAGGTAGGCTGCTCCAACTGGAAGAGaactatttttcttcttcaatcAGACTTGAATGCAGAAGCTTCTGAAATTGAGCATGACAACATCCACCATACCTCACTAATCAAAAGGCTGGTGTCTTACCCTCCTGCTTTACAAAAGGAATTTCTAAGCAATTACACCAAAGTGATGTTCACCAGACATCCCTTGGAACGGCTGGTTTCAGCTTACAGAGACAAACTCCTGCACTCTGAACCATTCTACAGTACCACTATTGCTAATGAGATTAGGGCAAtgttcaggaaaaataaaaattctccTGAAAAAGTGAGTTTCCAGGAGTTTGTCAACTTCATTATAGCAAAATCACCACATACTCTCGACATTCACTGGAAACCAATGTTTCTGCTCTGCGATCCTTGCAACATTCACTATGATATTGTGGGTAAGTATGAAACTCTTGGGTTGGACTCTGAGCATGTTCTGAAGGTCATTGGTGCACCAGAGAGCCTGCAATACCCCAGCTTGAAGAGATACGGCTCAGAGAAACGAACTGATGGTGATATCACCTTAGAGTACCTCAGACAACTGACCTCAGAACAAATTGAGAAGATTAAAAAATTGTACgaaatggattttcttttgttcAACTACACTAAGAAATATGAGGATTATTTTTCCCTGAATGACTAA